AAGCCCGCGTCGGAAGCGGACCAGTCTTCATCCGTTCCTGTATCGCAACCGATGGCCAACATCCCCATTCCGCCGCAAGCCGTGGCCATGCTGAAGGCGGTGGCCGCAATGCAGGCCGAGGCGCTCAAATCATCGACATGGGTGGGCGAAAAGTTTGCCGACGATGCCCGCGCAATGCACTACGGGGAAAAGGATGTCGCCCCGATCCACGGCCGCGCCACCTTGAAGGAGGCGCAGGAATTGGCTGAGGAAGGTATTCCGGTCGCTCCGGTACTGGTCCCGGTGATTCCCCCCGAAGAAGCGAACTGAGGCTGGATTTGCGCCAAAAGCGCGTTGCCAGCGTGAGTGCCGCTGCCTAAAGGAGAGGCGGGCACCCGTAGCTCAGCAGGATAGAGCACCAGATTCCTAATCTGGGGGCCATGGGTTCGAATCCCGTCGGGTGCACCATTAATTCTCTTTATATTTCAGATATTTATCTCACGCCAAACAGCGAGGCAGGGCCGGAATTGAGTTGCGTCCGTGTTGCACTGAATACCACTGATTTTCTTGGTTTCCCACCGCGTCCCGGCGAGTCCATGCAACACAGATGCAACACGGTGGACAAGGCTTCACTTCGCCATGCGGCCAGCGCTGTCCGTTGATTTGCGTTTGCGCCAGTACTGGCCGGAGCGTACCCAAACGAGGTCAAGATCACCCCCGCTGGTCAACTTGTTGAACTCGACCAGAACAGCCTTGGCGATACCCCAGTTGCGCTGCTTATTGCGGTAAACAAAAGCTTCGCCAAACTGGACTTTGATCTTATGCGCGACACTCTGTTGATAGAGATTCCCGGTTGGGCTGATCATGCCCACCATAAATTCCGCTACGTCGCGTGCGGTCGGCTCTACACTGTCCGTCATCGAATGCCCCCATTACTCTGGTCCTACCGAGATGGGCGATGTTGAGCGCAATACAAGTGAAGTGAACACCAACTGTGGATAACGCAGCAAGGGCACCAACCATAAGCCGATGCCCTTGCGCCACACGTGTTCTCAGGACACGAAGAATACACCTATCCGCCGTCGTCTTCAATCCTCCCGGTACGCACGCCCTCCCACCAGTCGCCCATATCTTGCGGCGCAGCGTCACCAGACATCACGTCCATAAGGAACTGTGCCGACGCCGCACCCTGTCCCGGTACAAGCCCGGTGACGTAGCCAGCAGCCTCCAGCGTGTTCCGTGTGGCGCGCGTAGTCTCTTTGCCCTGTGCGACCTTGCGCACGTCCCCTGCGACCCGCTCCAGCGATTCGCCGATGCCCTGCACAGGTGTGAAGCGGTAGCCGAACGACTTGTCGCCTGAGAGCTTGCGACCGACGACGGGCACGATGTCGCGCAACAGCGGTATCGGCGCGGCCAAGTTATAGACCGACTGTTTCGCCGCCCATTCGGTCCAGCTTTCCTCGTTGTCATCGTCAGGGCCGTTGCCCGTCAGGATCGCGGGCAGGACCGGCGAAATGACGCCAATCAGCAGGCCGCGCATCGCGAGTTCCGGGATCATCTTTTTGTTCCGGCTCCGCCGCGCATCGCCAACGTCCCAGCCCAACTCAATGAACCGCTGGAGGCTGGCAGACTGGAACGAATAGAACTGCGTCAGCACCTTGCCGAGTTCACCGGCAGGACCGCGCCCGCGCTGGATTGCCGCCAGATCCTTTGCAGCGCCCGCGCCTTGGCTTTCACGGACAGCCGAATCCGCTTCGTGCACGGCCTGGTCCTGTTCCATGCCCGCCGCGATGGCCTTGTTATAGGCACCAATCCACGTCGGGATGACGACAATGCGGTCGAACATACTGATACCCGAGAACGCGTAGCGCTGGACCATCGAAGCGAGGTCAGTCTTACCGGCGAACCGGCGCACGTTTTCGCGAATGTCACGGTCGAGCGTATCGAAACGGCTTTGCAGTTCGAGACTGCGCTCCAATGCAAACGCGCTCGTTTCGCGGGGATGGCGCAGCGTGGCATTCATCCCGGCCGCAAACCACTTCGGGCCGACGCGCTCGACGGACATTGCATAGCCGCCAAGCTGAGAGATCATCGTCCCGATCCGGTAGGCCATGCCCACGAACGTGGTGTTGCGCCGCGCCGCCCGCATGAAGCTTTCCAGCTTGCTCATACCCGCACGGTCATAAACCCATTCGTTCGCGATGAACTGGAGCCACGGGCGGAACAGGCCCGACACGTCAGGCCCCATAGTTTCGTCAACGGCATCCATCAGGCGCTTGTCGCCAAGGAAGCGCCAAGCCTGCATGACGGCTTCGCGATGCGTCAGGTCGTGCACCACTTCGGCAACGTGCCGATTGATGACATCGAGCGAGAGCAGCACGGGCCGCTGCACTTCGGTGCGTTCTTTCGTGAAGCCGCGCGAGGTCGAGGGGCGCGTATATCCGTTCTCGTAAAGCTTGCCTTCGCCCTTGGCCGCGTGTTCATTGGCGGTGCGGCTGCGGGCAGGGTCATAAACAACCGGGAAGTAACCACCACGCAGCACACCCGCCGACGTGGTCAGGACGCGCGGGCGAACCGCATCAGGCTCAATGCCGTTAACCCGCTTTTCGAGTTCGACAATGCGCGGCCAGAACTTGCCGATGGTATCCCATACCGCCTGGACATAGCGCCACTCTTCGGACTGCAGTTCGGCATCGAGGACGCGCATGACTTCAGCTTCCCGCCAGCCATAGCCACCGGCCAGCTTGGACGCGTTGCCTTCGTTACCCATGTTGAGCGCCATCGATATCAGGCGCGACCGAGGCCCCTGCATAGGCTCCCGCGTACGGGGATCGAACAGGCTCGCAACCGTTAGCGGGTCGTTCCACGTCGCGAGGATTTTGGGGGGAACCTTGCCAAGGTGCCCGTCCAGTTCGTCCAGCACTTCGCGCATCTGCTTATGTTCGTCGGCCTGAGCCTTGGCGAGAGGCTGGAACACCACGCGGTTGAACGCCCCGTGACGGCTACCGTCGAGCCGATGGAACACGGTTTCCATCTTGAGCAGGGCAGCGCCGATACCGAGCGCACCGCTCTTGATGTCGTCCCACTTCGAAGGATCATCGAAGCTTTTGACCTTGCGCAGCGGCAGGCGTTCCATCGTCTTGACGGCTTCACCGACCAGCGCGTCAAGCTCCCGCTGTTCCTGATTATCGAGCAGCGTCTGCTTGAGCCGACCGAGATGGAGAATCTGCTTTACTGCGTCATCAAGGCCGAGCAGTTCTTCCGCCGACAGCTTCGTCCAATGCGTCTTGCCAATCATCGTGGCGAACGATTTGGGAACCGCGATGGTGTGGCCTTCGTCCTCGCGAGCATTCGCCCACGCTTCGAACGACTGCTTGCGGTCTACCGCCTTGCCCGTCCGTTCCTTGAAATCGACCTGCGATAGAAGCTCATGCGCCTGGTCTAGATATTCCGCATCGACCCCGGCAATCTTCTTGCGAGACGCCACGCGGTCAAGCCGGGTTATTGCCGTGTCGATTTCCTGAGCAGCATCGCGCGCTTCACGAACCAAGGCGTTGTTCAGCAGTTGGGCTTGCTTGTGGCGGAATGCCAGATCGACCTTGCCCGCCGCCAGCGCCTCGAATGCCGCCTTCGAGTTCATCGCAGCCGTGCGCCGGTATTGCTGGATTGCAGCGCGGCTAATGTGATCGCGGACTTCGCCCGACCGTACACGGCGACGTGCCCACTCCCGCGCCATGCCGTAAGGGGTAGGACGCTTGGAGGTGCGCCGAGCCAGTGCCCGCACTTCCGCCGCGATGACTTCGCCCTGTAGATCGTTGTGGACCGCCGCGAGCGCTTCCTCTTCGATCTTGCCCGTCGTGAAGGGGTCGCCATAGCGCTCAGCCATCACGTCATGGGTTTCGGCATCGATGGTCGCTTGTCGGACGGTACGCTTGTCACCCGCCGCCCGCAGGCCCTTGCGCTGCTTTTCCAGCCCCATCAGCGTCTCGACAAGGTTGCGCCCATCCCGCAGCCCCAAGGCTTCAGCGAGACTGTCAGGATGGACGCCGCCCTCCCGGTAGGCTGGAGGCACCGACGCGGGAAGGAGTTTCAGGGAATCGGCCCCGAAACGGTCTATGACCCAATCGCGGTTAAGCGGCTGAGTGCGGATCGCTTCAAGGGCACGGAACGCAGGGCGAGCATCGACCGACCGCGACACTTCCGCCCGGGCCTCATTTTCCCAAAGGCGATACTGGTCAGTCTGCCGAGCCTTGAGAGCGCGAAGCGACTTTGCCAGCAGTTCGCTGTTAGCGGTCGATTTGGCCTGTGCGACCAGATCCATATAGGCATCGAATTCTTCGCGCGTCATGCCGCCCGAGGCAGCATCGGCGAACACCGGGTCCAGACCTTGCGCTTCGCTCTTTTCGGCAATCTCCTGATCGGTGGCGAGCAGCCGGTCCATCACGCGGCGTACGTCGTCCGAGATAGGCGACTTGAGATTCTGCACCCGGCGATAGAGGCCGACCATCCAGGCGCGCATGGTCTCGAACACTTTGAGCAGCGCCGAGGATGGCGACTTGCCTTCCATGAGATAGCTCTCAAACCCCCGCGCCCACAGTTCGTGGGCACCGACAGGAATGTCCTTACCGACCTTGTGACCGTTGGCAGAGAACCAAGCCTGCACGGCCTTCCAATCGGCCTTGAGCTGTTCCGGCGCGTCGGGAAGAGCCGCGTCTGCCTTCAGTTCCTCAAGCCACAGATGGCCGCTTTCGTGCAAAAATGTGCTTAAATTTCGCGATTGAAACAATTGAACGACCGCCTTGCCGTCAGCAGTGAAGCTGATCTTGCCGCGCTCGCCGCTGTTGTACGAACGGCCCGAACTGTCGCCCTGAGTGTATCGACCGATGAAGTCCCGGATTTCGCCGTCCGACATCGAAGCCGGATCACGGCCAGCGTCGGTCAGCATTTGCCCCAGCTCTTCCGAGGCTGCGCGCATGGCGTCAACCTTGGGATCGCTGGCGTAACGTGCATTTCCAGCAAGTTCATCACTGATTGCGGATATGAGTATCTGTGTGTCGAGCGTGCCCGTGTCCTGTCCTGCAAGCTCCGGAAAGAAGCCCGCTTCGACAGCTGCGCGCAACGTGGAGTCGTGACCGTAATCACCATTGCCGCTAATGCCGCCCATCGACGCCGCAGGGTCGAAGTCCCGAATAGCCTTGCGCCGGAACGGCCTTTCCTTGTGCCAATCAGCAAGCCCGACCGCCTTCAGATCGCCGCCGAGGTCGTTGATGCCGCCGCGCTGCACGATCCATTCAACCAAGCTAGGCCCGCTCTGGACGGTCGATGGCTGGCCACGACGTAGCGCATTGATGACTAGGTCGGTTGCATCGGCCTTGGTCGCCTCCCGCAGCTTTTCCGGCAGGACTTGTTCAATCCCGACGTGATCGAACTCCGTACCGGTCACAGCGCGTCCGAGCCGGTCGGACCGTGACATATAGCGTTGCGTCACTAGTTCGGCCTGCACCCGCGCCGTGTTGGGACTGAATCCGGCACCGGCCAGCTTTTCGAACGCCGACGAGAACAGGCGCGTGCGAGCCTGCCCACTTGAAGCATCGACCAGCACCGACAGGTCGCTTTCCATCAGGCCTTGCTCATCGGCCAGTGCGAGCGCTTCGGATCGGCTCACACCGCCCGCCGACATGCGCATGTCATTGCGCAGCGCATCCCATGCAGGCGTCCCCGCAATATGCGTCATCGCCGACGACACCGGCAGCACGACATCGCCGCCCGTGGCTTCAGCGCTGGCAAGGTCGTCTTCCAGCGAACGCCAGAAGTCGGAGTCCTCAAACCCCGGCGACTGCATAAATTCGCGGATCTTCTCAGCCGGGACATAGACCCTGTCACCCGTCATACTCTCGGTCAGGTGATCCATCATGGCTTTGAAGCCGTCCGGATCGCGCGCGCGCAGTTTGGATTCGCCCGCGCCTTCGCCAAGCCGATCTAGGAAGATGCCTTCCGCCTCAGCCTGTGCGCGCATGGTGTGCCGCTGTTCGGCCTTGCTTGCGACCGCATGCAGCCCGCCCAACGTCCCGGCAGCGACGAGCACGCCCAGCGCTGTTTGATAAGCCGCTTCGGGGCGTTCTGCGATGAACTGCCCCCAAGTCTTGTCAGGGTTGGCAATGGCCGTATCGACCGCGTCCTGCGCGAACGTCGTCGCCTGTTCCGACAGCATTTCTTTGGCAAGCACTTCACCAATGAATTTGCCGGTTGCACCCTTGCCGAACTTCGACACGACAGCCGCCATGGGGATCGCTTCGAACCCGGCTTCGATAGTGCCTTCCAGCAGCGCGCCCGTAGCAGACTCAGCACGAGTGCCACCGCGAACACGATACTTGCCGTATGCGGTTCCGCCCGTCTGAATACCGGCAACCGCCATCGCGGGGACCGGCGAGCGCGTGATGATCGACGCGGCCACACCCGGAGCCATCTGAGCGACCGAGGCGAAACCACCATATATGCCGCGCGCCGTCTCAGATCGAAACGCAGGCGTTGAGGTCTCCACGTCATCTTGCGCCTGCACGATGTCCGAACGCAAGCGGTCAGAGTACGCGGTCCCGCCCTGCAGCCACTTCGGCGCGGGAACCCAATCGTCGATTGCCAGCGACAGGCCAGCATCCATCTGTTTCCAGCCACCGACGAGGCTCGACCATACGCCTTTGACGCTGTTGACGAACGTCGGGTCTACCGGCTCAGGCGCGCTGATCGACCAACCGCGCGCAAGCTCTACAGGATCGAAGGCACGGCCCATCTTGCCCAGCGCTCGCGTATCATCTGCCGCCGCAGCTGCATCGCGCGGGTTGGCTTCGGCCCATGACCCGATGCGCGGAAAGATGCCCATCGTGTTGATGAAGCTGGTTGCCTGGTCGGCAATCTGAATTGCCTGAAGTTTGGGATCGACAGCCGCAGCAGGCAGGCCCCGCGCACGAGCGATCCTGTTTGCCTGTGCCGCCGCATCAGGGGCAGGGGCAGCACGCAGGATCGCACCGACCTGCCGATTGCGCCGCCGCGCGATGATGTCGTCATAAGGGTTTGCCGCCTCAGGGACAGGCTCGGGCTGGAAGGTGTGGAACGTGCTGGCCGGTCGCGCCTGCTTGCGCCGAATGATGTCGTCGTAAGGGTCGCTCACTGGCCAGATACTCGCTCGACAAAGAGGGTGACACGGTTGGCGTCATTCACCGGCAGGCCGTTCCGGCGCAGAGCGGCATCGATTTGATTGAGTGTGGTTGAGGGTATGTCCGCGACCGAAACGTCATGCGCGCGCACGTCTGTTTCGTTCGACCCCCACAGAATACCGGGCCGCTTGACCGTGACGGAACGCGTTGCCAGCGCGAAAGCGTCATCCAGTTCCTTATCCGTTGGCATGCGCTTGCCGCCCGTGCCCTGCGATACCGCTGCTTCCATCAGGCGGTAGACTTCCAGCCAGTCCGACTTGTTGCCGCTGCCGGTCAGGTTCATGTCGGGTGTCGCGAACGTGTTGATATGGCCCGCGATGGCCGTGCGGATGCTTACCTCTTTGGTTCCACCAGTCTTGATGCGCGACCGGTCGGCATCGAGGCGGGCGAACTCTCCCGGCGTAAGCTTCGCGGCAGAGCCATTGATATCCATTGCTGCAAACTGTTCGGGCGCTTCGATTGCGAGCCGTTGCAGGCGCAGGAATTCAGGCCCGTTTGCCTCTATGGGCTTGGGCGCTGAATTAGCCTTCGCCATATCCGAGAACGACGATACCGCGTCGATGCTCATACGGTCACGAACGTCTTTTGGGATTTGATCGAGAGACTTGAAACCATCGCCTAGGCCGACAACCACCTTCTTGGCTTCGTCATCTGCCTCGCGTTCCTCGCGTGCGTCGATGGAATCTTTGCGGGAGAATTCCTGATCGACCCACTGCTTGGCCCGTTGCTTCCGCTCAAACGACCACTCAGCATTGCTGTCGATCGACGCATAGGCAGAGCGTTTGTCCCACTCCCCCGCCGCTTGGGCCGAGGGTGCATTGCGCCCGATGTACTGCATCGGATCCACCGCCTTGCCGTTCTTGCGCGCCACGACGTGGACATGTGGGCCGGTTGTGTTGCCGGTCATGCCGACAGGGCCGAGCGTTGTCGTGCTGGTCACCTGATCGCCACGCTTGACGCTATGTGTCCCGAGGTGGGCATAGCTGGTCGTGACGCCGTCGCCATGATCCACGATCACAAAGTTGCCCGACCGTGCATCCGATCCGACCGCAACGACAACACCTCCAGCAAGAGGAGAGACCGCCGAACCTTCCGGCGCAGCGAAGTCTACCCCGTTGTGCGCACGACCCTTGCCACGCTCAACCCCATAGGCCGACGTAATGCGTCCATTCTTGACGGGTGGGGTAAACTTCGCGCCGGGTGACGATGCTGGCACTGGACCACCCTGACCAATCGCCCACTGTGCGTCAGTGGAGGCCTGCCGGGTTTCGATTGCCCCGCGCATGCCCGACGACACCGCCGTCAGATCGCCGAGCGACATGCTCCCGAGGTGGGCCATGCCGTAATCAAGTGCGCCGTCCACATCGCCCTGAGCTTGCAGGGATTCGACAACGCCGCGATGCACCGAGCTTTCGTATTCGTGTTCCGCCTGGGCGATGCTTTCGTCAGATGACCCGGCCAACCGCTGCTTTTCGCGGATCGCTTCCCGGCCAAGCTGGACCTGTGCCGCCACCGCTTCGGGCTGTTGCCACATGCGGGCCGCTTCTTCGCGGGATTTGACCGCCTGCGCGCCAAAGGTCTCGCTTGCCGCCGCTCTGGTCTCTGTGACCTCGTGTTCCGCCAGTTCGGCACGGTACGAGGTCATGTAAATGTTCGTCTTTTCCTCAAGCAGCTTGCGCGCACGAGGGCTGCGGGCTTGTGTCAGCAGCGTTTGCCGCGTCTTGAGCAACTGTTCCTCTGCCGACTTGAACGCCTTGCCCGCATCAACGCCGCGCGAGGCTTTGGCATTCGCCAGCACTTCACCGGCTTCGTCCTGAAACGTCAGCGTGCTGTTGCCGACATCGGTCTTATCCTGCTCCAGTTCGAGGCCGTCTTTCATCTCAGCATATTTGCCGAGTATCTTGGCAGCACCACCGAGGGCAGCAGCGAGCGGGCTGTCTCCGAACTCTGGCGTGCGCAAGCGGGCGTTCGTGGCTTGGACCGAGCCGACCTGATTGGGGTTGTAAACCGGAGCGCGTGGCATCCTCAGTTACCCTTTTTGTATTTGTTGTATTGCTGAGCGCCACCCAAGATTGTGGACCCCATGTCAAACACGCCCTTGACCAGAGCAGCCGTGCCCGCCGAACGAGCGGCATTGGCTTCACCGACGTAGTTCGACGCGGCGATGTCGCGCCCGCGCATCTTCTGAAAGCCGGAACTGTAAATGCGACCGACGTCTTCGCTGCCCAGCGCCTTGGTATCCGCCACGACATCGGCAGCGGTCCCAAAATCAATCGCGACACCGTTCGCACCGGCAGCAACACGCTGTTGGCCCTGCAGCTTCGCCATCTGGCGATACTGTGCCTGAGCTTCACCGCGTGTGTTTTGCTGGTCCTGCAACCATGCTTCGCGCTCAAGACCCGCGTTGCGTTCCGCAATCTTGGCCTTGTAGTTGGCTTGGGCATTGGCTTGCAGTGCCCCGACGCCGGTTCCAAGAGCGGCCATGCCCGCTGCGATCAAAGGTAGGGCCGGGGCGCACATATCAGACCACCCAACCAGACGTAGGGAAGCGGGGGAGTTCGGCCCCGCCATCGGGTGCAAAGACGCTCTCGCCATCAGGGAACGCCCCACCGATGGCGGTACGGCCCACAGCCTCAGCCACGCGGTCAGGGTCGCTGATCGTGCGTTCCCATGCTTCACGCTGGACGGGGTCGAGCGGCTCAAGCTTCCAGTTGTCAGGCCCGTCGTAATCAACGAGCGCACCAGCACGCCACCAGCTGAAGTCGGGTGCCTGCATCATCACCAGGATACGGTGTGTCGCCATGTTTTAGCCCTCCGTTTTCGGAGCAAAGGACGCCACTTGCGCGCGAATGATTTCGTGCTGCCGTTCTTCCAATTGAGCCGCCGAACGGTCACCGAGAAGGAAGCGGTCGCCGCCCAAGAGAGATGTTTGAATGCCGTTTGCAGAAAGGACCGACCCCGCGACCGCATACGGACCAAATCCGCCCGACAGTACGGCGAACAACGGATCGAGGTTTGCTTTGCTCGCGTGCGCGGAGCGATAACCAACAGCTTTGGCGCGGATTGTTCGTGTCAATTCGACGTGCGCATTAACAGCAGCGGCAAGATCTTGAGCGGCTTGGAGAATGGAGGCCAGCTTCTCAGCTCGTGCCTTAAGCAGCTTATCCACGTCTACCGTGAGTGCAGCGAATGCCGCATCGCGGTCGGCTGCGATGCCATCCTTTCGGGCCTGCTGAGATCCACTCCAGGCCGCGTGCAATCCTTCGAGCGCAGCGTTGAGTGCGTCGAGATGATCCTTTGCCGCCTTGGTGCCTTTATCGTCACCTGCGCCCGTCTGGGCCTTGAATGCCGACGAGTGATATTCCGCTTCAGCATGCGAGATTGCGCGTTCCAAATCGGCGCGCTGGACGTCGTAATCGTCCTGACTGACAAGCTTCGTCATGTGTGTCCCTCCAGACGGAGGAAGCTGCACCGCGCACCTATCGACCGTCGTTTCGCGACGGTAGGGTTGATGCATATGCGGTTGAATCGCGGTACAGGTGGCGAAGCAATCAGGGGATCGAGATGATAGCTTTCGTCATGGCCGCACTACTCGGAGCGTCCGAGCCTGCCAGTGCCTCACTCTCGACCGGCGACATGCTGCCCGTGGCGTCCGCGAAGTTGAGCGATTGCATCGTCTACAATGCCGTCAGGGCAGATGATGGAACGTCTGATGTCGCTGGCCTTGTCGAAGGTGCCCGTATCAGTTGCGCCACGAAGCTGGGAATCTGGCGGTACGTCGCGCGAGCGTACATCGTCGCACAACATGGAGCGGTGGACACCGACAAGATCACCGCCGGTTCAGAGCGCTCATTCTTCGACACGGTCAACACGAAGGTTGCAACCCTGATCGAGGCTGGCCGGAAGAACTGAGAACCGACCGTGCTTCCAGTTGGGGTTATCCGCCCCACGCGGCGCGCCGGGTGACTTCCCGCCGTGGCGATGACAGCGCCCGTTGTGCATTGCCCGTGCACCACAGACGCCGCCGTCCCGCCGACGTGCCCCGCAGGGATTACGAGAACACATCGCGCACGGTAACGTCACTATCAGGGACCGACGAGCCATCGCAAACGGCGATGCAGTATTCCTTTACAGTCCTGCCGTCGCTACGCCGCTTGAGTTCGGCTTCGATCAACTGTTCGTGCCCCATGCCATCGGCGCGAAGCCCATCACTGAGCGCATGGACACGCTTGCGGCTCGATTGAACGCGCTCCTGCATGTCCGCCCATATCGCCTTAAGGCTCTGGTCCCGTGGATCA
This genomic interval from Novosphingobium sp. CECT 9465 contains the following:
- a CDS encoding DUF1178 family protein, which codes for MIVFDLQCTPLGHRFEGWFGSSSDYESQQARGLVSCPSCGSLDVSKAVMAPHVGRKGNQIAAPSTRQEKPASEADQSSSVPVSQPMANIPIPPQAVAMLKAVAAMQAEALKSSTWVGEKFADDARAMHYGEKDVAPIHGRATLKEAQELAEEGIPVAPVLVPVIPPEEAN
- a CDS encoding acetyltransferase, with product MSDPYDDIIRRKQARPASTFHTFQPEPVPEAANPYDDIIARRRNRQVGAILRAAPAPDAAAQANRIARARGLPAAAVDPKLQAIQIADQATSFINTMGIFPRIGSWAEANPRDAAAAADDTRALGKMGRAFDPVELARGWSISAPEPVDPTFVNSVKGVWSSLVGGWKQMDAGLSLAIDDWVPAPKWLQGGTAYSDRLRSDIVQAQDDVETSTPAFRSETARGIYGGFASVAQMAPGVAASIITRSPVPAMAVAGIQTGGTAYGKYRVRGGTRAESATGALLEGTIEAGFEAIPMAAVVSKFGKGATGKFIGEVLAKEMLSEQATTFAQDAVDTAIANPDKTWGQFIAERPEAAYQTALGVLVAAGTLGGLHAVASKAEQRHTMRAQAEAEGIFLDRLGEGAGESKLRARDPDGFKAMMDHLTESMTGDRVYVPAEKIREFMQSPGFEDSDFWRSLEDDLASAEATGGDVVLPVSSAMTHIAGTPAWDALRNDMRMSAGGVSRSEALALADEQGLMESDLSVLVDASSGQARTRLFSSAFEKLAGAGFSPNTARVQAELVTQRYMSRSDRLGRAVTGTEFDHVGIEQVLPEKLREATKADATDLVINALRRGQPSTVQSGPSLVEWIVQRGGINDLGGDLKAVGLADWHKERPFRRKAIRDFDPAASMGGISGNGDYGHDSTLRAAVEAGFFPELAGQDTGTLDTQILISAISDELAGNARYASDPKVDAMRAASEELGQMLTDAGRDPASMSDGEIRDFIGRYTQGDSSGRSYNSGERGKISFTADGKAVVQLFQSRNLSTFLHESGHLWLEELKADAALPDAPEQLKADWKAVQAWFSANGHKVGKDIPVGAHELWARGFESYLMEGKSPSSALLKVFETMRAWMVGLYRRVQNLKSPISDDVRRVMDRLLATDQEIAEKSEAQGLDPVFADAASGGMTREEFDAYMDLVAQAKSTANSELLAKSLRALKARQTDQYRLWENEARAEVSRSVDARPAFRALEAIRTQPLNRDWVIDRFGADSLKLLPASVPPAYREGGVHPDSLAEALGLRDGRNLVETLMGLEKQRKGLRAAGDKRTVRQATIDAETHDVMAERYGDPFTTGKIEEEALAAVHNDLQGEVIAAEVRALARRTSKRPTPYGMAREWARRRVRSGEVRDHISRAAIQQYRRTAAMNSKAAFEALAAGKVDLAFRHKQAQLLNNALVREARDAAQEIDTAITRLDRVASRKKIAGVDAEYLDQAHELLSQVDFKERTGKAVDRKQSFEAWANAREDEGHTIAVPKSFATMIGKTHWTKLSAEELLGLDDAVKQILHLGRLKQTLLDNQEQRELDALVGEAVKTMERLPLRKVKSFDDPSKWDDIKSGALGIGAALLKMETVFHRLDGSRHGAFNRVVFQPLAKAQADEHKQMREVLDELDGHLGKVPPKILATWNDPLTVASLFDPRTREPMQGPRSRLISMALNMGNEGNASKLAGGYGWREAEVMRVLDAELQSEEWRYVQAVWDTIGKFWPRIVELEKRVNGIEPDAVRPRVLTTSAGVLRGGYFPVVYDPARSRTANEHAAKGEGKLYENGYTRPSTSRGFTKERTEVQRPVLLSLDVINRHVAEVVHDLTHREAVMQAWRFLGDKRLMDAVDETMGPDVSGLFRPWLQFIANEWVYDRAGMSKLESFMRAARRNTTFVGMAYRIGTMISQLGGYAMSVERVGPKWFAAGMNATLRHPRETSAFALERSLELQSRFDTLDRDIRENVRRFAGKTDLASMVQRYAFSGISMFDRIVVIPTWIGAYNKAIAAGMEQDQAVHEADSAVRESQGAGAAKDLAAIQRGRGPAGELGKVLTQFYSFQSASLQRFIELGWDVGDARRSRNKKMIPELAMRGLLIGVISPVLPAILTGNGPDDDNEESWTEWAAKQSVYNLAAPIPLLRDIVPVVGRKLSGDKSFGYRFTPVQGIGESLERVAGDVRKVAQGKETTRATRNTLEAAGYVTGLVPGQGAASAQFLMDVMSGDAAPQDMGDWWEGVRTGRIEDDGG
- a CDS encoding peptidoglycan DD-metalloendopeptidase family protein, which gives rise to MPRAPVYNPNQVGSVQATNARLRTPEFGDSPLAAALGGAAKILGKYAEMKDGLELEQDKTDVGNSTLTFQDEAGEVLANAKASRGVDAGKAFKSAEEQLLKTRQTLLTQARSPRARKLLEEKTNIYMTSYRAELAEHEVTETRAAASETFGAQAVKSREEAARMWQQPEAVAAQVQLGREAIREKQRLAGSSDESIAQAEHEYESSVHRGVVESLQAQGDVDGALDYGMAHLGSMSLGDLTAVSSGMRGAIETRQASTDAQWAIGQGGPVPASSPGAKFTPPVKNGRITSAYGVERGKGRAHNGVDFAAPEGSAVSPLAGGVVVAVGSDARSGNFVIVDHGDGVTTSYAHLGTHSVKRGDQVTSTTTLGPVGMTGNTTGPHVHVVARKNGKAVDPMQYIGRNAPSAQAAGEWDKRSAYASIDSNAEWSFERKQRAKQWVDQEFSRKDSIDAREEREADDEAKKVVVGLGDGFKSLDQIPKDVRDRMSIDAVSSFSDMAKANSAPKPIEANGPEFLRLQRLAIEAPEQFAAMDINGSAAKLTPGEFARLDADRSRIKTGGTKEVSIRTAIAGHINTFATPDMNLTGSGNKSDWLEVYRLMEAAVSQGTGGKRMPTDKELDDAFALATRSVTVKRPGILWGSNETDVRAHDVSVADIPSTTLNQIDAALRRNGLPVNDANRVTLFVERVSGQ
- a CDS encoding HGGxSTG domain-containing protein; translated protein: MARRSLIVTLPCAMCSRNPCGARRRDGGVCGARAMHNGRCHRHGGKSPGAPRGADNPNWKHGRFSVLPASLDQGCNLRVDRVEE